Sequence from the Mytilus galloprovincialis chromosome 13, xbMytGall1.hap1.1, whole genome shotgun sequence genome:
atttcttttagaacataaatgaaaataaaaaaaatcccacctgcgctttctcaaagaaacttttacagtgtgttgtacaacttttgggacaaattatatcaaaattatagaaaacttcatcggctctaactcaaaaaaTGGACAATtgtatgtttagggcgtcttgaaatcttttgacagcttccgaagtgctaattttaaacctttttacagctggaccaaatcactactttcctttctggacccaaatttttttacagtgtaatttcatccccctacttgcaatttgaggcattaaacatggagaaataaatttgagaggggtataaaaattaatggcaagtaacccactgtcaacactagggactatattggTAATACTGAAAGCAATGACATAGTTCTAACCTGcttatatgatataaatatacaaacggaagatgtggtatgattgccaatgagacaactctcctcaacagaccaaaatgacacagacattaacaactataggtcaccgtacgtccttcaacaatgagcaaatcccataccatatagtcagctataaaaggccccgattgACAATGTTAATCaatcaaaagagaaaacaaacggccttatgtatattaaaaaaatgaacgaaaaacaaatatggaacaaataaacaaacgacaaccactgaattacagactcatGAAAGTCGTTTAACACTCTTATTACAAGGCTATTTCAATTTCTAAGTTGAAGGATGACTGTCTTATATATGTACGAAATATATTCTCTTTTATGATTTGAGCAATATATTTACtgtcataaattgtaaaatttaaaaataataatgaaaaatgtttttgCTTCAAGAATTGATTAGAATATAATTCCTATCATAATAGTAGTTTTAACATTGAAACAACACTGTGCAAATTGTATGCGTTCGAAGcgttttctggattaaccttcaccACGAAGCTCAAACCAAACCCTagttaatattaatttaatcGTCCAAATGAATTTCTTTGTTTAAAAGACGATTACTTTGAATAGTCTGGAGGAATAACATTGTTTATCTGAAGTAACCTAAGCTACACATACCACAAAGTTTACAACTTAACGGGCACCTGTCACTAAATGGTGATTGACATATATCTGGATCTTGACAGTTGACAAACTGTTCATCTACGCATTGTTTTAAGGCTGGTATCGTCTGCTGATTTCCAGTTAGCGTTGATTGTACACTTTGCCCTGCTGATATTGTTTGCTGACCTGAAGTTTGCGTTGTTTGCATAATTTTTTCTGTTGTTGCTGGAATCACtgtaaaaagtaatatcacaaaaatactgaactcaggggAAATCCttacggaaagtccgtaatcacatggcaaaatcaaatgacaaaacacatcaaaaacgaatggaccaGAACtaaactgtcataatcctgacttggtacaggcattttcaaatgtagaaaatggtggattaaacctggttttaaagcgcttaacctctcacttagatgacagtctcataaaattccgttatatttacaatgatgcgtgaactaaacagacataataaataaaatagtcaaaatatgggtaaagcagtcatcatcgtgtaacaattttaaaaggaaaaaattaacagaacacaaaaaactttcattgattcgcgtgcctgacgtcagaaaattttaaacatcacataaatttgtcgttcaatgtatataaaaacaatttaaaaatttcacatgggcaatgttagcatacagggttaaaaaatcaaagtatgtaagaattaatttcggaaaaagaccgagatttaaaacagtccaaaagttatatagaatttataagaatccacaaatagttcattccactacgcgatcgAATAactttgacgtttgtggttcaacgtattttctaattcataatagaaatatatcataatgacatataatagaacaatatcatattgacgggatcttttaaagttcAGAGTCGCGTTATAAGAAccgaagaaacacaaaaagtgtAAAAGAGATATATTCAAATTTGTTAACAGTTCAGCAAAAGCAAAAGATCAATATTGCGTCACGCATGTGATTTACAAATCTCTTCTctttttgtttatcaatttataaattaattttaactGACGGTTTAATAGTCTTTTTACAACTAACACACGAAATTACCGGATAGATAAATACGAAAGCCCAGAAGGATCATGCGAGATCCGATATTCGAAATTTGAGATTCAATATCCGAAGTTCGAAATTCGAAATTCGAGattcaaatatcttgatttcgAGATTCGAAATTCGAAATTCTATATCCAGCGTAACCAATCAGAAGAAAGCttataagttttgaaatttttttgacCAATGAAATATCTTATCACAGAAAAAACTAACAAAATGCAGCGACTGAAATAGATATCCTGCGTATATCAAAATTAACCACACGAGACTCAAGCAACTGATGACATGGCGGCGTTCACTGTTACGGATAAGTACAAAATAACAGTTCGTGGTAAGCATGGAAAATATTCCTTCATGTTTGAGAAAGATTTCACCTACGATGAACTAGGTAAgtcagatatttttttatgtattgggAATTGGGGGGAGGGGAAAACAGCACTGGGGGATAACCTTCACTCTACCCCAAAACCAAAACCCCACTCCCATCTCACTTCTCTTAATCGAAATCTCACAAAAAACTCGGAAATTTCGTCCATGTTTTGTCTTTGATTGACATTCAACGAATCTCAGGTCAGTCCTACATATACCCGTTCAGAgtgataattttatattttctctcaattataaaatgtttaagtAGAGCTGTAAATCTGTCATTGCATGCTCATATAGTGATATACAATATTAGTTCACAaacagatgtttaaaacaaaacaaaaaaactgagTATGTAAACATAGCAGGGGTGATTGTGTCCAGTTTCTCATATAACTACTCCAGGACAAAAACAATGAAGCTaactgaagtttttttttttaaatgctaaaaTCTTCATAACCTAATAGaaactaaatattaaaaagaatgaaGGAAAGTTTGTGATGTAATTTCCCTATACATTAGAAATAAGAAATggaaattttattaattttcctataaaaaaacaacacacaattTGTATTACAGATACACACTTGTACATATGGATTAGTTCTGTGTATTTACTATTAATTCATTCATGCAACAATTACCACCTATtatcaagaaaacaaaacatggtatttatatctgaattttttttttcgattgacAAATACAGTCTACTGCATTTTATTCAGTGAGGGGGTTAATATGCTTATTTCACAAATTAGATAATAAAACTAGATCCCAGGACCATAAATCGCTCACGTGGATTTAATCCACCCGGTATACCGGTGGTTTCAGAGAACAtttgtaaagtttttgtgtttctaAGTGGTGTGGATGATATTAAGTTCATTTTCTATCCATCATCATTTTGATGCGATTTCTTTGGTTAGATGTAGAACTGGGTTCTACTTATTTAATTTGTCTAGTTATATTTTCTTGATTAATTAAACGTTGCGTAATCGGTAGCGTCTTCGCCTGGAGTGCTGGTGCTCGTCGGTTTGATCCCATGTCGGGTCAGACCAAAGACCTTTATTAAAATTGGAACTTGCTGCATCTCCGCTAAGCGAGCCGCTAAGCACGCAACATTATGACGATAGAGCAAAGACTGGTCGGTtcagagtcagaataatgtgtccgaGAGATGTGACATGTCTTACTGCCGACAGTTACTCCAGAGTACTAGCACTATGCAAATCCAGCCCACCGTGCTGGTCTAGTACAAAGCAAACATATGAAAGATTGCATTACACATAAGTCCTGGTTCTCGCCATTATATAGCTAACATGCACTCACTCACTCACTTTATTGATAAAACGTTTTATCACTTAAATGACCTCTGTCTTCGAATTTAAATATGTCGGGCATTTTACCACTTTTACTGTAACAGATATAAACATGTTGTTAGTATATGAAGTGACAGTTATATGATAAGAAAACAATATTTCAGATAACATTGAAAGTTGCGGtatcaaataattaaataaaagtgTTTACAGCCTCAGGATCATAAATGTcatctgaatttattttttttcgattGACAAATACAGTCTACTGCATTTTATTCAGTGAGGGGGTTAATATGCTTATTTCACAAATTAGATAATAAAACTAGATCCCAGGACCATAAATCGCTCACGTGGATTTAATCCACCCGGTATACCGGTGGTTTCAGAGaacatttgtaaaacaaaaatgcgAATTATGGTAAAAATCGTCATTTAAGACGAATATGTTTTTAATACAGACCTTAGaggagtcaattgacaatttcggttatgttgactttcttgtagatcttgtcttgctgataattTATGCTATAtacagtttctctctatctaaTAAAGTTTTCAGATAATACCCCAAAACG
This genomic interval carries:
- the LOC143057135 gene encoding uncharacterized protein LOC143057135, with the protein product MQTTQTSGQQTISAGQSVQSTLTGNQQTIPALKQCVDEQFVNCQDPDICQSPFSDRCPLSCKLCVPITTQKPCADSKFVNCQDHMVCSSPVSQYCPVSCGTCSSKSIMHVTTAKPSTTTGWLLITR